A genomic region of Halococcus sediminicola contains the following coding sequences:
- a CDS encoding DUF11 domain-containing protein, whose protein sequence is MSKELMKRGGVVVLALLTVIGMTATPVLANDNTATDDCDLVDVDGDDNSVNVDIQQENSDLNINCGDGGNGGDAGGGADDASGDSGDASADDGSTADEGSTKEVDVNVNGEDVNTNQEADDSDGDDGDGADGADGSDGADGADGSDGADGSDGADGADGSDGADGSDGADGSDSTDGSDGANDDGTDGGDGADGDDDADGDDGGDGSDGADDGDGANDDGTDDGAGDADGGDDSADTGDNDQSVGDVDNSTVLQYLFDYDFIDQREVNAAINNENISNSTIVNNIVNGDQTINLSSVYVDKSVTNVDNSTTIVVYNNGTINVIDEDGPGDVETPGDGDDNGTETPGDDNGTDDGTGDGDGPGDDNGSGDGDNGTETPGDGGLTDISVTKTAGNAIIDPDGDADVTVQYTVTVTNNGDETAEDVVVQDEMPLLSETDLASLETSANLLVDASSDSGNYDPGTGNFTVSSLAPGESAELELTTAVVIVGDSEVNNTATLLTDDTTPDNNVGTVEFETLVGVITEPLADAVEETLGPVLNPVLNALGIDDLTSFLEDQILAGNVDLGELVDNLDQGPQVIITFLEDLTGQDVPPDVGTTTSATPSPTDGTQTTSDTATQATTGTATDQTSTSQGSTTAVSSMIPFPGVTVGLMTVLGLFGSVLMLRRD, encoded by the coding sequence ATGTCGAAAGAACTCATGAAACGCGGTGGGGTCGTTGTGCTCGCACTGTTGACGGTCATCGGGATGACTGCGACACCAGTGCTTGCGAACGACAACACGGCGACTGACGACTGTGATCTGGTGGACGTGGACGGTGACGACAATTCGGTCAACGTCGACATCCAGCAGGAGAACAGCGATCTCAACATCAACTGTGGGGACGGCGGTAACGGCGGGGATGCCGGCGGCGGTGCCGACGACGCCAGCGGGGATAGCGGGGACGCAAGCGCCGACGACGGTAGCACCGCTGACGAAGGGAGCACGAAAGAAGTCGACGTCAACGTGAACGGCGAGGACGTCAACACCAACCAGGAGGCCGACGACTCCGACGGCGACGATGGTGACGGTGCGGACGGTGCGGATGGCAGCGACGGTGCGGACGGTGCGGATGGCAGCGACGGTGCTGACGGAAGCGACGGTGCGGACGGCGCAGACGGCAGCGATGGTGCGGATGGCAGTGACGGCGCAGACGGAAGTGATAGCACGGACGGCAGTGACGGTGCGAACGACGACGGCACGGATGGCGGTGACGGCGCGGATGGTGACGATGACGCGGATGGTGACGACGGCGGAGACGGCAGCGACGGCGCGGACGACGGTGACGGTGCGAACGACGACGGGACGGACGACGGTGCCGGTGATGCCGACGGCGGGGACGACAGCGCCGACACCGGCGACAACGACCAGAGCGTAGGCGACGTCGACAACAGTACCGTTCTGCAGTACCTCTTCGACTATGACTTCATCGACCAGAGGGAGGTCAACGCGGCGATCAACAACGAGAACATCTCCAACAGCACGATCGTCAACAACATCGTCAACGGCGATCAGACGATCAACCTGAGCAGCGTGTACGTCGACAAGAGCGTCACGAACGTCGACAACAGCACGACGATCGTCGTCTACAACAACGGTACGATCAACGTCATCGACGAGGACGGTCCCGGTGACGTGGAGACGCCCGGCGACGGCGACGACAACGGCACCGAGACGCCCGGTGACGACAACGGTACCGATGATGGAACCGGCGATGGCGACGGACCCGGCGACGACAACGGGAGTGGCGACGGTGACAACGGTACCGAGACGCCTGGTGACGGTGGTCTTACCGACATCTCGGTGACGAAGACGGCAGGAAACGCCATCATCGACCCCGACGGGGATGCAGACGTGACGGTCCAGTATACGGTTACTGTGACGAACAACGGGGACGAGACCGCCGAAGATGTAGTGGTTCAAGACGAGATGCCACTGCTGAGCGAAACCGATCTCGCAAGCCTCGAAACGAGCGCCAACCTGCTCGTCGACGCCAGCTCGGACAGCGGGAACTACGACCCAGGAACCGGAAACTTCACCGTGAGTTCACTCGCACCGGGCGAGAGCGCGGAACTGGAACTCACTACTGCAGTCGTCATCGTCGGCGATTCCGAAGTGAATAACACCGCAACGCTCCTCACGGACGACACCACTCCCGACAACAACGTGGGAACGGTCGAGTTCGAGACGTTGGTCGGCGTCATCACGGAACCGCTGGCAGATGCGGTCGAGGAAACGCTTGGGCCAGTACTCAACCCAGTGCTCAACGCGCTGGGCATCGACGACCTGACCTCCTTCCTCGAAGATCAGATTCTGGCAGGCAACGTCGACCTCGGTGAGTTGGTCGATAACCTCGATCAGGGCCCACAGGTGATTATCACCTTCCTCGAAGATCTCACCGGACAGGACGTGCCCCCCGATGTCGGTACTACTACCAGCGCAACGCCGAGTCCGACTGACGGAACGCAAACCACGAGCGACACGGCGACGCAGGCCACGACCGGAACCGCCACGGATCAGACGTCCACTTCGCAGGGAAGCACGACCGCCGTCAGCAGCATGATTCCCTTCCCAGGGGTGACGGTTGGACTGATGACCGTACTCGGACTGTTCGGAAGCGTCCTGATGCTGCGGCGCGACTGA
- a CDS encoding alpha/beta fold hydrolase: MSESDEVATERYRLRPETVSTDRGEGPAIVFAHGTLMDRTMFDPQLDALADEYRTIAYDLRARTDQYATDYDLYDLADDADALTDALDIDSFVLCGMSMGGFMALRFAERYPDQLEGVVLIDAIAEPHTDDEREQYRQMANQAREDGEFADFMVDVAKNQLFGATTLEENPALVKHWVERWQTYPTEGFYREMHSWLDRPDFTDELSAIHTPVLSVHGKEDISLEPERTKSMLDELPDARQELIPEAGHSSNTENPEAATAAIRSFLEDVY; this comes from the coding sequence ATGTCCGAATCGGACGAGGTGGCGACCGAGCGGTATCGACTGCGCCCGGAGACCGTCAGCACCGATCGGGGCGAGGGACCGGCCATCGTCTTCGCGCACGGAACGCTGATGGACCGGACGATGTTCGACCCGCAGCTCGACGCCCTCGCGGACGAGTACCGAACCATCGCCTACGACCTCCGGGCGCGGACCGACCAGTACGCGACCGACTACGATCTCTACGACCTCGCCGACGACGCCGATGCACTCACGGATGCACTCGACATCGACTCGTTCGTGCTCTGTGGGATGTCGATGGGCGGGTTCATGGCGCTGCGCTTCGCCGAGCGCTATCCCGACCAGTTGGAGGGCGTGGTTTTGATCGACGCCATCGCCGAGCCACACACCGACGACGAGCGCGAGCAGTACCGCCAGATGGCGAACCAAGCCCGCGAGGACGGCGAGTTCGCCGATTTCATGGTCGACGTCGCGAAAAACCAGCTCTTCGGCGCGACCACCCTTGAGGAGAACCCCGCGCTTGTCAAGCACTGGGTCGAGCGCTGGCAAACGTATCCAACCGAGGGCTTCTATCGGGAGATGCACTCGTGGCTCGACCGGCCGGATTTCACCGACGAACTCTCCGCCATCCACACACCTGTGCTCTCGGTCCACGGGAAAGAGGACATCTCGCTCGAACCCGAGCGCACGAAGTCGATGCTCGACGAACTCCCCGACGCTCGCCAGGAGTTGATTCCGGAAGCCGGTCACAGTTCGAACACGGAGAACCCCGAAGCGGCGACCGCGGCCATCCGGTCGTTTCTGGAAGACGTCTACTGA